The Trichosurus vulpecula isolate mTriVul1 chromosome 3, mTriVul1.pri, whole genome shotgun sequence genome includes a window with the following:
- the LOC118842243 gene encoding androgen-binding protein homolog has translation MKITVATFSLLLVLALCSQYAEGCTGFYGTFGVLLLGDPSLLALNLEKYGPTEAETQALIKVQECYAESPVKTSLIDALFLVLISQTSHSPREHKSSWMAVGRRSEEIPRTYTLRCSASAKRVTVIQLALLLALNTV, from the exons ATGAAGATTACAGTTGCCACCTTTTCCCTGCTCCTGGTCCTGGCCCTGTGCAGCCAGTATG CTGAAGGCTGCACTGGATTTTATGGCACTTTCGGTGTCCTGCTCCTTGGGGATCcttctttgctagcactgaacCTCGAAAAATATGGACCTACTGAAGCTGAGACTCAAGCCTTAATAAAGGTACAGGAATGTTATGCAGAAAGTCCTGTGAAAACATCTCTCATCGATGCATTATTCTTG GTTCTTATCAGCCAAACCAGCCACTCCCCCAGAGAGCACAAGAGTTCCTGGATGGCAGTGGGTAGACGAAGTGAAGAGATTCCAAGGACTTATACCCTCAGATGCTCAGCCTCAGCCAAGAGAGTGACTGTCATTCAGCTGGCCTTGTTGCTGGCCCTCAATACAGTTTGA